In a genomic window of Quercus lobata isolate SW786 chromosome 4, ValleyOak3.0 Primary Assembly, whole genome shotgun sequence:
- the LOC115983842 gene encoding PHD finger-like domain-containing protein 5B — protein sequence MAKHHPDLIMCRKQPGIAIGRLCEKCDGKCVICDSYVRPCTLVRVCDECNYGSFQGRCVICGGVGISDAYYCKECTQQEKDRDGCPKIVNLGSAKTDLFYERKKYGFKKR from the coding sequence ATGGCCAAGCATCATCCAGATTTGATTATGTGCCGGAAGCAGCCAGGAATTGCTATTGGACGACTTTGTGAAAAATGTGATGGAAAGTGTGTAATATGTGATTCCTACGTGCGCCCTTGCACACTTGTTCGAGTTTGTGATGAATGCAACTATGGATCCTTTCAAGGTCGCTGTGTTATTTGTGGAGGAGTGGGTATTTCTGATGCCTACTATTGCAAAGAGTGTACACAGCAGGAGAAAGATAGGGATGGATGTccaaaaattgtcaatttaggGAGTGCCAAAACAGATCTATTCTATGAACGTAAGAAATATGGTTTTAAGAAAAGATGA